GCTTTATATCTGGTTACAAAAAAAGGAGTCGTTTTATTTGATTCTCCATGGCAAAAAAGCCAATATCAAAGTCTTATGGATACCATAAAAAAGCGCCACCATCTTCCTGTTATCTCAGTTTTTGCCACGCACTCGCATGACGATAGAGCTGGAGATTTTAGTTTTTACACTAAAAAAGGAATTAAAACGTATGCTTCCTCAAAAACAAATGAGATCCTGAAAAAAGAAGGCAAAGCAACATCTACAGAGATTATAAAAATCGGAAAAACATACACTATCGGAGGGCAAAAATTTGTAGTTGACTTTCTGGGTGAAGGACATACGGTCGACAATGTTGTCGTTTGGTTTCCGCAATATAAAATACTTGATGGTGGATGCCTTGTAAAAAGCAGTTCAGCTACAGATATGGGATTTACTGGCGAAGCCAATGTAGAGGAATGGCCACAAACGATAAAGAATGTACAGACGAAATATCCGGATGCAAAAATGATCATCCCAGGACATGACGAATGGAAAGGCGGCGGCCATGTAGAGCATACTCTGGATTTACTCAATAAGCACAAAAGCCAGCAATAAAGAAGTAAACAGATATTTTTACCAAAACCTTTTTTTAAAATATTTAGGTAATTATACGCCAGTTTACACTGATTTGTTAAAAATAAAAGAGGACTAATTCATTTTAGTCCGGTAGTGTTTCACTAACTGTGTAAGTTAAAAAGTTATTTTGGACAGTTTTTTATCTTAATTGATAAGTTGTGATGACAAGTTTTGTCGCTGTAGATTGGCTGATATTTTAGAAGATAATTTGCAACCATAGGATGCAATCGTGCGGCAACACGGATTAATCTGTAAGTCAGCAAATGATTGAGCAGCAAATGAATGGATTGGTCCAAGGTATTACTGAAGCTTTTGTAAATAATGCAAAAATGTCATAAAGAGAAAAAAAAAGGATGTAAAATAGGCTTTACATCCTTAATGGGTCTATTTAAAATTAAAAACAAATCCTAACCTGAATTGCTCCTTCCACCGTAAGGGATCAATACTTTCTTCTTTTAAAATATTAAAATACTGAAATTTAACCATTGCATCATATCCCTTAATCTGATAAGCAATAGCAGGAGAAAACCTCTCGGAATATCCGGTTGCCAGATCATTAAGATTCAATCTTTCATATCGGGCTGATAAAATAGTATTCCATGGTTTTACAAAATAATTCAACTGCGCGTAATATCCTCCTGCCAGTACATAGCCTTTTGTTTTGTCGTAGGTAAGCCCCTGAAAAAGAGGATCACTTGCATTTTGTGGCTCGCCTTTGATCCTGTGATATTCAAACTGTCCTGAGAACCCCTTATACTGAAAGCTTGCATCGAAACCATACACCAGCTTTTGGCCGTTAATAATTTTCCATCCATACTCACCTTCTGAGTTCTCTGGCAGTGTTCGTCCTTCTGCCTGCCTTTTATTAGCATATCTGGCATTCACTCCGATATTGAACATTGGAACCGGAGAATGCCTGTCGTCCACATCTCTGTTTCTGTATCTCGTAGGATATGCAAAGTCTACCCTTCCTACAAATTCAGGATTTCCACTGCTGTCATTATCCCCTTTCAGAGACATCTCCCCCATTCCTGTATAGATTCCTCCTGTTACATTCACTCTTTGCTTCCAGAAATCAGATGACAGGGTAACTCCTACATCTCTTCTGCTGAATAAATCGCCACGAACAAGCTCTGCTCTCTGCCAATAGGGAGAATAAGAAAAAGGTTCCATTGATCCTCTCGAGTAAGGAAGTTTTGAGTACCCTGCTTTTATGTTCATAAAATTCAAACCTTTATAAGTTACCGAAGCATCCATCAGTCCGGGATTTTCGGGATCTATCAAACCAGAATTTCCGG
The sequence above is a segment of the Chryseobacterium sp. MYb264 genome. Coding sequences within it:
- the blaIND gene encoding IND family subclass B1 metallo-beta-lactamase yields the protein MKRKNNALIVLFLFLGTLIHAQVKDFIIEKPVSPNLYIYKTFGVFGGKEYSSNALYLVTKKGVVLFDSPWQKSQYQSLMDTIKKRHHLPVISVFATHSHDDRAGDFSFYTKKGIKTYASSKTNEILKKEGKATSTEIIKIGKTYTIGGQKFVVDFLGEGHTVDNVVVWFPQYKILDGGCLVKSSSATDMGFTGEANVEEWPQTIKNVQTKYPDAKMIIPGHDEWKGGGHVEHTLDLLNKHKSQQ
- a CDS encoding porin, with product MINKKYITYSFLGLLLSANSYAQFTISNGKHMIEISGSVSGYYNHRLINADSDNQSKNKDRFKLRDAQLKIDGRIEDTWEYELQVDFADLAAGNSGLIDPENPGLMDASVTYKGLNFMNIKAGYSKLPYSRGSMEPFSYSPYWQRAELVRGDLFSRRDVGVTLSSDFWKQRVNVTGGIYTGMGEMSLKGDNDSSGNPEFVGRVDFAYPTRYRNRDVDDRHSPVPMFNIGVNARYANKRQAEGRTLPENSEGEYGWKIINGQKLVYGFDASFQYKGFSGQFEYHRIKGEPQNASDPLFQGLTYDKTKGYVLAGGYYAQLNYFVKPWNTILSARYERLNLNDLATGYSERFSPAIAYQIKGYDAMVKFQYFNILKEESIDPLRWKEQFRLGFVFNFK